The following are encoded together in the Lathyrus oleraceus cultivar Zhongwan6 chromosome 3, CAAS_Psat_ZW6_1.0, whole genome shotgun sequence genome:
- the LOC127127604 gene encoding jasmonate-induced oxygenase 4 isoform X2: MLLSRIYPPFLSRGSFIHLRSQRYLSTQNQKPSTITTPKMSLNGADVTQNKDESPTFPYIQESVRNDPFKVPQRYTRSEEVIQKSLFMPQLSSQLPVIDFALLLDRNKDELSKLDIACKEWGFFQIVNHGVEIDLMQRMKDAAAEFFESPIEKKIKYAMPSGGLEGYGHAPVDWSDRVNLTIYPTRFRQLQFWPEELKDIIEAYSSEIRRVGEQLISSVSLLLGLEEDVLLGLHKELCKGLRANYYPPCNAPENVIGLSSHCDIRTLIVGMQDDTATGTQIRYKGGWIPIKTIPGALLINVGDVIEIWSNGRYKSVEHRVLTNKNKRRITFVSFLYPRDDAEIGPFEHLIDDENPKMYKEITYGEYFGHVRDKKLAGKTHVRATKINEF, encoded by the exons ATGCTATTATCACGAATCTATCCACCTTTCCTCTCCCGTGGATCTTTCATTCATCTCCGAAGCCAACGATATCTATCAACACAAAACCAAAAACCTTCAACCATAACCACACCAAAGATGAGTCTGAACGGAGCTGATGTTACTCAGAACAAAGATGAATCACCCACTTTTCCATATATTCAAGAATCTGTCAGGAATGATCCTTTCAAGGTTCCTCAAAGGTATACAAGAAGTGAAGAAGTAATTCAAAAATCTCTTTTCATGCCTCAACTTTCATCGCAGCTTCCAGTCATTGATTTTGCACTACTCTTGGATCGAAACAAAGATGAACTTTCCAAACTCGACATAGCATGCAAGGAGTGGGGATTCTTTCAG ATAGTGAATCACGGCGTAGAGATAGACCTGATGCAGAGAATGAAGGATGCAGCAGCTGAGTTTTTCGAATCTCCGATAGAGAAAAAGATCAAGTATGCAATGCCCTCGGGTGGTTTAGAAGGTTATGGGCATGCTCCGGTTGATTGGTCTGATCGTGTTAACTTAACCATTTACCCAACCCGGTTCCGGCAGCTTCAGTTTTGGCCCGAGGAATTGAA GGATATAATAGAGGCATATTCAAGTGAAATTAGACGAGTCGGTGAGCAACTTATCAGTTCCGTGTCATTGCTTTTGGGGTTGGAGGAAGATGTTCTTCTTGGACTACATAAAGAATTATGTAAAGGTTTACGTGCGAACTATTACCCTCCTTGTAACGCGCCTGAGAACGTGATTGGTTTGAGTTCACACTGTGATATAAGGACCCTTATAGTAGGTATGCAAGATGATACTGCAACGGGAACGCAAATTCGATACAAAGGAGGTTGGATACCAATTAAAACAATACCAGGTGCTTTACTCATCAATGTTGGAGATGTAATAGAG ATATGGAGCAATGGGAGATACAAGAGTGTGGAACACAGAGTACTGACGAATAAGAACAAGAGAAGGATTACTTTTGTATCGTTTTTGTATCCTCGGGATGATGCTGAAATCGGACCATTTGAGCATTTGATAGATGATGAAAATCCCAAGATGTACAAGGAAATCACGTATGGAGAGTATTTCGGACACGTCCGGGATAAGAAGTTAGCAGGAAAAACACATGTGAGGGCGACAAAGATAAACGAATTTTGA
- the LOC127127603 gene encoding uncharacterized protein LOC127127603 — protein sequence MSRKVDSVKDINDSKETWRLVVRIMDVWSVVNNKGIEHLEMIVMDSLGDRIQVFIRHDHLLKWKEVIKENMNCIINNGSVYNNDFQWKVCDHSKKIVFLGGTTMKAIELQNIPPKGYFFKDFGEILQGKCKTDRLEDIIGVVSEINHIQSNTPGKKVVVSVVLKDLK from the exons atgagtagaaaggttgattctgtgaaagacatcaatgactcaaaagaaacttggcgtcttgttgttcgaataatggatgtttggagtgttgtgaataataagggtattgaacatttggagatgattgttatggattccttg ggtgatcggattcaggtctttattcgtcatgaccatttactgaaatggaaagaggtcattaaggagaatatgaactgcattataaacaatggcagtgtctataacaatgattttcaatggaaggtatgtgatcattcaaaaaaaattgtgtttcttggtggtaccacaatgaaggcaatcgaacttcaaaatattccacctaaaggatatttctttaaagattttggtgagatacttcaaggcaaatgcaaaaccgatagactggaag atattattggtgttgttagtgagataaaccatatccaatccaacactccggggaagaaagttgttgtttctgttgtgctgaaagatttgaagtaa
- the LOC127127605 gene encoding protein SRG1: MSVNIDEAPIFGPSLPVPNVQEMVKMNPFQVPIRYMRNQEEMEKVNYKPHLSSEIPVIDLTLLSNRNMEEMLKLDIACKEWGFFQIVNHGVQKELMQNMRNVAYEFFKLPIKEKDKYAMLSNDIHGYGHAYVVSEDQTLDWTDTLFLLIYPNRFRKLQFWPRTPLEFKEITEAYSSEVKRVGDELLSSLSVIMGLEKHVLVGLHKEVLQGLRVNYYPPCNTPEEVLGLSPHSDSSTITLLMQDDDVPGLEIRHEGNWVPVTPIPNALVVNVGDVIEIWSNGKYKSVEHRAVTNKNKRRTSYATFLFPRDDVEVEPFDHMIDAQNLKMYQKVRYGDYLRQSLKRKMEGKAHTDVAKIKELVIEE; encoded by the exons ATGAGTGTCAACATAGACGAAGCACCGATTTTTGGTCCATCTTTACCCGTACCAAATGTTCAAGAAATGGTGAAGATGAATCCTTTTCAAGTTCCTATAAGATACATGAGGAATCAAGAAGAAATGGAGAAAGTAAATTACAAGCCTCACCTTTCTTCTGAGATTCCTGTCATTGATTTGACACTGCTTTCAAATAGGAATATGGAGGAGATGCTGAAACTTGACATAGCTTGCAAAGAGTGGGGTTTCTTTCAG ATAGTGAATCATGGTGTGCAAAAAGAACTTATGCAAAATATGAGAAATGTAGCATATGAGTTTTTCAAACTTCCGATAAAAGAGAAGGACAAGTATGCAATGCTCTCAAACGACATACATGGTTATGGACATGCGTATGTTGTTTCTGAAGACCAGACACTTGATTGGACAGATACACTATTCTTACTCATATATCCCAACCGTTTCAGAAAACTTCAGTTTTGGCCAAGAACACCGTTGGAATTCAA GGAGATAACGGAGGCTTATTCGAGTGAAGTGAAACGAGTTGGTGATGAACTTCTGAGTTCTTTGTCTGTTATCATGGGGTTGGAGAAGCATGTTCTTGTTGGACTACATAAAGAAGTACTTCAAGGTTTACGCGTCAACTATTACCCTCCTTGTAATACTCCTGAGGAAGTTCTAGGTTTGAGTCCACACTCTGATTCAAGCACCATTACTTTACTTATGCAAGATGATGATGTGCCCGGGTTAGAAATTCGACACGAAGGAAACTGGGTACCGGTTACTCCTATACCCAATGCTCTAGTTGTCAATGTCGGAGATGTGATAGAG ATATGGAGTAACGGAAAATACAAGAGTGTAGAACACAGAGCAGTGACAAATAAGAACAAGAGAAGGACATCTTATGCGACATTTTTGTTCCCTCGAGATGATGTCGAGGTTGAGCCCTTTGATCATATGATTGATGCTCAAAACCTCAAGATGTACCAGAAAGTTAGGTATGGAGATTATTTAAGGCAATCCCTaaagagaaaaatggagggaaaagcaCACACTGATGTGGCAAAGATAAAGGAACTGGTAATAGAGGAATAA
- the LOC127127604 gene encoding jasmonate-induced oxygenase 4 isoform X1, with product MLLSRIYPPFLSRGSFIHLRSQRYLSTQNQKPSTITTPKMSLNGADVTQNKDESPTFPYIQESVRNDPFKVPQRYTRSEEVIQKSLFMPQLSSQLPVIDFALLLDRNKDELSKLDIACKEWGFFQVRQVDINALISLQCSYFFQIVNHGVEIDLMQRMKDAAAEFFESPIEKKIKYAMPSGGLEGYGHAPVDWSDRVNLTIYPTRFRQLQFWPEELKDIIEAYSSEIRRVGEQLISSVSLLLGLEEDVLLGLHKELCKGLRANYYPPCNAPENVIGLSSHCDIRTLIVGMQDDTATGTQIRYKGGWIPIKTIPGALLINVGDVIEIWSNGRYKSVEHRVLTNKNKRRITFVSFLYPRDDAEIGPFEHLIDDENPKMYKEITYGEYFGHVRDKKLAGKTHVRATKINEF from the exons ATGCTATTATCACGAATCTATCCACCTTTCCTCTCCCGTGGATCTTTCATTCATCTCCGAAGCCAACGATATCTATCAACACAAAACCAAAAACCTTCAACCATAACCACACCAAAGATGAGTCTGAACGGAGCTGATGTTACTCAGAACAAAGATGAATCACCCACTTTTCCATATATTCAAGAATCTGTCAGGAATGATCCTTTCAAGGTTCCTCAAAGGTATACAAGAAGTGAAGAAGTAATTCAAAAATCTCTTTTCATGCCTCAACTTTCATCGCAGCTTCCAGTCATTGATTTTGCACTACTCTTGGATCGAAACAAAGATGAACTTTCCAAACTCGACATAGCATGCAAGGAGTGGGGATTCTTTCAG GTTAGGCAAGTTGACATCAATGCATTAATATCTTTGCAATGCAGTTACTTTTTTCAGATAGTGAATCACGGCGTAGAGATAGACCTGATGCAGAGAATGAAGGATGCAGCAGCTGAGTTTTTCGAATCTCCGATAGAGAAAAAGATCAAGTATGCAATGCCCTCGGGTGGTTTAGAAGGTTATGGGCATGCTCCGGTTGATTGGTCTGATCGTGTTAACTTAACCATTTACCCAACCCGGTTCCGGCAGCTTCAGTTTTGGCCCGAGGAATTGAA GGATATAATAGAGGCATATTCAAGTGAAATTAGACGAGTCGGTGAGCAACTTATCAGTTCCGTGTCATTGCTTTTGGGGTTGGAGGAAGATGTTCTTCTTGGACTACATAAAGAATTATGTAAAGGTTTACGTGCGAACTATTACCCTCCTTGTAACGCGCCTGAGAACGTGATTGGTTTGAGTTCACACTGTGATATAAGGACCCTTATAGTAGGTATGCAAGATGATACTGCAACGGGAACGCAAATTCGATACAAAGGAGGTTGGATACCAATTAAAACAATACCAGGTGCTTTACTCATCAATGTTGGAGATGTAATAGAG ATATGGAGCAATGGGAGATACAAGAGTGTGGAACACAGAGTACTGACGAATAAGAACAAGAGAAGGATTACTTTTGTATCGTTTTTGTATCCTCGGGATGATGCTGAAATCGGACCATTTGAGCATTTGATAGATGATGAAAATCCCAAGATGTACAAGGAAATCACGTATGGAGAGTATTTCGGACACGTCCGGGATAAGAAGTTAGCAGGAAAAACACATGTGAGGGCGACAAAGATAAACGAATTTTGA